In one window of Mytilus trossulus isolate FHL-02 chromosome 7, PNRI_Mtr1.1.1.hap1, whole genome shotgun sequence DNA:
- the LOC134726245 gene encoding probable G-protein coupled receptor B0563.6: MNSTLDYLISYNDSLNESQTFENQSAKSRDIADLVLNNYIGPILCVFGICGNILNLIILFKGHLNESPYLYLKILAMTDMCALLLSFIHMSISGKSTSHDWQVFNAYIFFPLVNFFMAASVLLTVGVTIDRFIFVKAPLWARSYCSIHRAKTRIVLILLFTILVSVPRFFCYFVVKEDNMYTMKKTTFRSQSVYYQIYDFTCIALFHVSPLLILMFCNAYLICAVHNAKSVRQELEIRNNKEKDWQKDQRRFTITLISIVLLSIIAILPSTVGDFAQYFQISNENYRKLRLSGNILLLCNLSMNFLLYCAFNKRFVRVMKLLFCGNNPKSWSPIRMSRSVKFSTVDTGASEL, translated from the coding sequence ATGAATTCTACTTTGGATTATCTGATCTCATACAACGATTCCTTAAATGAAAGCCAAACATTCGAAAACCAGTCAGCCAAGAGCCGGGACATAGCTGACTTGGTGTTAAACAATTACATTGGGCCAATATTATGTGTGTTTGGAATATGTGGAaacattttaaatcttattattttattcaaaggaCATTTGAACGAGTCTCCTTACTTATATCTCAAAATACTTGCGATGACTGACATGTGCGCGCTGCTATTGTCTTTTATCCACATGTCAATATCAGGGAAGTCTACATCACATGACTGGCAGGTGTTTAATGCCTATATATTCTTCCCACTTGTTAATTTCTTTATGGCAGCAAGTGTATTACTAACTGTAGGAGTGACAATTGatagatttatttttgtaaaggcCCCGCTATGGGCAAGGTCGTATTGCAGTATTCATCGAGCTAAAACCCGTATTGTTCTGATACTTTTATTTACTATATTAGTATCCGTGCCAAGATTCTTTTGTTACTTTGTTGTTAAAGAAGACAATATGTACACAATGAAAAAGACAACATTTCGATCTCAGTCTGTGTATTATCAGATTTATGATTTTACGTGTATAGCACTTTTTCATGTTTCGCCATTGTTGATATTGATGTTCTGTAACGCGTATTTGATATGTGCTGTTCATAACGCCAAGTCAGTCCGTCAAGAACTTGAGATTAGAAATAATAAGGAAAAAGACTGGCAGAAAGATCAACGTCGATTTACAATTACTCTTATCAGTATCGTGTTACTATCAATAATAGCCATTTTGCCGTCAACAGTTGGTGATTTCGCACAGTATTTTCAGATATCCAATGAAAATTACCGGAAGCTACGTTTATCTGGTAATATTCTTCTACTTTGTAACCTCTCAATGAACTTTCTCTTATATTGTGCTTTTAATAAGCGTTTTGTTCGTGTGATGAAATTGTTATTCTGTGGAAACAATCCTAAATCCTGGTCACCAATAAGAATGTCAAGGTCGGTAAAGTTTTCTACAGTTGACACAGGTGCATCAGAATTATAA
- the LOC134724778 gene encoding uncharacterized protein LOC134724778 gives MSCGVLVLVTILTITFFIQLTLSTCESPVCHDLINPRNAYIFNTVICASGIVALVSYFILWKVNENNEETVHIREHTGKTDSLVKVFMWIFTFFTTLFSMISILNGRAKKEKFNDLKSNGNITINCTYNSNYDEAVFDYRIVQIIFCLLQSMFLQLTFNIRFYRCVLVKLVTFLIFWANASHFVLILVNAYVSSEYDSNNSFEKCMKPYIGKIHWEIKDTYKLFARFCKPMEGEYSVLCMLQIFEVSSRGVRYITTSTRENTGAHITHAESKQANDEQKPLLSKQCTDNNEDYGVKSSRRLLSPIKTNNTHEDEHISIHISDDNLPKSTAEQQHFNEGKHESLDRKETMQKMSFYRFTHITGVAVIFLFIPDCGLSIYALANGSIKNTCFNLTTCRGLTNEETIFFVYHIILHIVMIFLFMFCFYMLHGPKTYFERLEVWEIPFLNSSHFVISLSFLASLTFYCVILTAYSLFTQMTTITLLIVKNVLVVVQISIQIFLILKVNEFKKSTLSTSFPQVSMTHIFWVISLMNLGFWFTSNFTGMSNFTKLVLHEILGHKTEHALSHIIISFVCFFYFKSCAKFYELFRDQYNF, from the coding sequence atgaGCTGCGGAGTTCTTGTGTTGGTGACAATTCtaacaattacattttttatccAGTTAACTTTGAGCACATGTGAAAGCCCTGTATGTCACGACTTAATAAATCCGAGGAATGCATATATATTCAACACGGTGATATGTGCTAGTGGAATTGTAGCACTTGTTTCCTATTTCATTCTATGGAAGGTAAACGAAAATAATGAAGAGACCGTTCATATACGAGAACACACGGGTAAAACGGACAGCCTAGTTAAAGTGTTCATGTggatatttacttttttcacaaCTTTATTTTCGATGATATCGATTTTGAATGGAAGagccaaaaaagaaaaattcaatgACTTAAAATCTAATGGAAACATAACAATCAATTGCACATACAACTCAAACTACGATGAAGCAGTTTTTGACTATAGAATCGTACAAATCATTTTCTGTTTACTTCAAAGTATGTTTTTGCAACTCACGTTTAATATCCGTTTTTATCGCTGCGTATTGGTAAAACTTGTCACATTCTTGATATTCTGGGCTAATGCTAGCCATTTCGTGTTGATACTAGTCAATGCTTACGTGTCATCGGAATATGATTCAAACAACAGCTTTGAGAAATGTATGAAACCTTATATTGGCAAAATACATTGGGAAATTAAAGACACGTATAAATTATTCGCTCGATTTTGTAAGCCTATGGAGGGGGAATACTCTGTACTCTGTATGTTACAAATATTTGAGGTTTCGTCTAGGGGAGTGCGTTATATCACTACATCCACAAGAGAAAATACTGGAGCACACATAACACATGCAGAATCGAAACAAGCAAATGACGAACAGAAGCCTCTATTGTCAAAACAATGCACAGACAATAATGAAGATTACGGAGTAAAATCATCACGGAGACTCTTATCACCTATAAAGACTAATAATACACACGAAGATGAACATATCAGCATACATATTTCAGATGACAATCTGCCTAAATCTACTGCAGAACAACAGCATTTCAACGAAGGCAAACACGAATCTCTTGACCGGAAagaaacaatgcaaaaaatgTCGTTCTACCGATTTACACATATAACTGGCGTAGCtgtaattttcttgtttattcCGGATTGTGGCCTTTCAATATATGCACTTGCTAATGGTAGTATAAAGAATACGTGTTTCAATTTAACAACATGCAGAGGTCTCACAAATGaggaaacaatattttttgtgtatcATATAATCCTCCATATTGTGATGATCTTTCTTTTCATGTTCTGTTTTTACATGCTTCATGGACCAAAGACGTATTTTGAAAGACTGGAAGTTTGGGAAATTCCATTTTTGAACTCAAGTCATTTTGTTATATCTTTGAGTTTTCTTGCATCtttgacattttattgtgttattcTAACAGCATACTCTTTATTTACACAAATGACGACGATTACActtttaatagtaaaaaatgtaTTGGTCGTTGTTCAGatatcaatacaaatatttttgattttaaaagtaaacgAATTTAAAAAATCGACACTTTCGACATCCTTCCCACAAGTTTCAATGACTCATATATTCTGGGTCATTTCTCTTATGAATCTGGGTTTTTGGTTTACAAGTAATTTTACGGGAATGTCAAACTTTACAAAACTGGTTCTACATGAAATTTTAGGACATAAAACTGAACATGCTTTGTCTCATATTATTATATCATTtgtatgtttcttttatttcaaatcgtGTGCTAAATTTTATGAACTTTTTCGTGATCAATATAATTTCTAA